In one Sphingomonas sp. AP4-R1 genomic region, the following are encoded:
- a CDS encoding PAS domain-containing sensor histidine kinase — MTDMHPSLWEVIGQSDQSPICAFDHEYRLIGFNRAHSDEFFRIYDYRVQIGDVFPDLFLPEQAPVIRGFMTRALAGEVFNVTEEFGDPDLFKPYWDIYYAPLRNGDGTIIGAFHHAKDISARLRAEASLRGAEDALRQSQKMEAVGQLTGGVAHDFNNLLTVVKSAVEMLKLPDQKEERRARYVAAIDEAVGRAAKLTQQLLAFARRQTLRPETFSTNANIEAMAEMMQTLVGARVTIDRTLPGEPLCVNADTNQFDTALVNMAVNARDAMEGEGQLTVTVRATEGIPAIRERPAVDGPFVAISIADTGSGIAPGDRERIFEPFYTTKVVGKGTGLGLSQVFGFARQSGGEIQVESEVGVGSRFTLYLPRVATPANIAELAAPVEVETLETTPCVLVVEDNAEVAASTVDALDQLGFTTVLATNGNEGLREIANDAERFDVVFSDVVMPGMTGIEMGREIRRIHGGLPVVLASGYSHVLAAGGTEGFELIHKPYSIDQVSRILRRAAAGRERKAA, encoded by the coding sequence ATGACGGATATGCATCCCAGCCTTTGGGAAGTGATTGGCCAATCCGATCAATCACCTATCTGCGCCTTCGACCATGAATATCGTCTGATCGGCTTTAATCGCGCGCATAGCGACGAATTCTTCCGCATCTATGATTATCGCGTCCAGATCGGCGATGTGTTTCCCGATCTTTTCCTGCCGGAACAGGCGCCGGTCATTCGCGGTTTCATGACGCGCGCTCTTGCGGGAGAGGTGTTCAACGTCACCGAGGAGTTTGGCGATCCCGATCTCTTCAAGCCGTATTGGGACATCTATTATGCGCCGCTGCGCAACGGCGACGGCACGATCATCGGCGCGTTCCACCACGCCAAGGATATCAGCGCCCGCCTGCGCGCCGAGGCTTCGCTGCGCGGGGCCGAGGATGCGCTGCGCCAGTCGCAGAAGATGGAGGCGGTGGGCCAGCTGACCGGCGGTGTCGCCCACGATTTCAACAATCTGCTGACGGTGGTGAAATCCGCGGTCGAGATGCTGAAGCTGCCCGACCAGAAAGAGGAGAGGCGCGCTCGCTACGTGGCGGCGATCGACGAGGCGGTGGGCCGTGCGGCGAAGCTGACGCAGCAACTGCTCGCCTTCGCCCGGCGCCAGACTCTCCGGCCCGAAACCTTCTCCACCAACGCCAATATCGAGGCGATGGCCGAGATGATGCAGACACTGGTCGGCGCGCGCGTCACGATCGATCGCACCCTGCCGGGCGAGCCGCTGTGCGTGAATGCGGACACGAACCAGTTCGACACGGCGCTCGTCAACATGGCGGTGAATGCACGTGACGCGATGGAGGGCGAGGGGCAACTGACCGTCACGGTGCGCGCGACCGAGGGCATTCCCGCGATCCGCGAGCGCCCCGCCGTGGATGGGCCGTTCGTGGCGATCTCGATCGCGGATACGGGCAGCGGCATCGCGCCGGGCGACCGGGAGCGGATCTTCGAACCTTTCTACACGACCAAGGTGGTGGGAAAGGGGACGGGGCTGGGCCTCAGCCAGGTGTTCGGCTTCGCGCGGCAATCGGGCGGCGAAATCCAGGTGGAGAGCGAGGTCGGGGTGGGCAGCCGCTTCACGCTTTACCTGCCGCGCGTGGCGACGCCGGCCAACATCGCCGAACTGGCGGCACCGGTGGAGGTGGAGACGCTGGAGACGACGCCCTGCGTGCTCGTCGTCGAGGACAATGCCGAGGTGGCGGCGAGCACCGTCGACGCGCTCGACCAGCTGGGCTTCACCACCGTGCTGGCGACCAACGGCAATGAGGGGCTGCGCGAGATCGCGAACGATGCGGAACGGTTCGACGTCGTCTTTTCGGACGTGGTGATGCCGGGGATGACGGGGATCGAGATGGGACGCGAGATCCGCCGCATCCATGGCGGCCTGCCCGTGGTGCTGGCGAGCGGCTACAGCCATGTGCTGGCGGCGGGCGGCACCGAGGGCTTCGAACTGATCCACAAGCCCTATTCGATCGACCAGGTTTCCCGCATCCTGCGCCGCGCGGCGGCCGGGCGCGAGCGGAAGGCGGCGTAG
- a CDS encoding cell wall hydrolase, with the protein MPAIRRTLVVSAGALIAAAVVILPASTGLAAERIPMLSYDFTGLVSSAPSAQDIPAEASAPVAPVQTEAKLDEASVTCLAKVVRHEAANQPRSGQVAVAQTLVNRMKVGGRFGSTICEVANQPGQYFNTHAYRPAKDETWEAAVDVARDTLSGEEDEVVPGATFYRASYAAPTTFFRSLQRVAAVGDHVFYR; encoded by the coding sequence ATGCCCGCCATTCGGCGAACTCTTGTTGTTTCTGCCGGCGCGTTGATCGCCGCCGCAGTCGTGATTCTTCCTGCCAGCACCGGCCTTGCCGCCGAGCGCATCCCGATGCTGAGCTACGATTTCACCGGTCTGGTTTCGTCCGCCCCGAGTGCGCAGGACATCCCGGCCGAAGCATCCGCCCCCGTCGCCCCGGTCCAGACCGAAGCGAAGCTGGACGAAGCCTCCGTCACCTGCCTGGCCAAGGTCGTCCGTCACGAGGCGGCCAATCAGCCGCGCTCGGGTCAGGTCGCCGTCGCCCAGACGCTGGTGAACCGCATGAAGGTCGGCGGCCGCTTCGGCAGCACGATCTGCGAAGTCGCCAACCAGCCCGGCCAATATTTCAACACCCACGCCTATCGTCCCGCCAAGGACGAGACGTGGGAGGCCGCCGTCGACGTCGCCCGCGATACGCTGAGCGGCGAAGAGGATGAGGTCGTGCCCGGCGCGACCTTCTACCGCGCGTCCTATGCCGCGCCGACCACCTTCTTCCGCTCGCTCCAGCGCGTGGCGGCCGTCGGCGATCACGTTTTCTATCGCTGA
- a CDS encoding SDR family NAD(P)-dependent oxidoreductase, whose product MAAPMVLLVGASRGLGKAMALEFAARGWDVIATVRDPGRADFGGGGIEIEMLDINAPDQIAALRECLSGRRIDVLFVNAGVAPATPFASLHQVSDDEFAQVMVTNALGPMRVIEALEALVPADGLIGAMSSGQGSIAGNVAGRNDAYRASKAALNMLMQGFAARRKDDPRALMLLAPGWIRTELGGPDAPFTIEESAPILVDLLLEARATPGLRYVDRFGKTVPW is encoded by the coding sequence ATGGCGGCGCCTATGGTGCTGCTGGTGGGCGCGTCGCGCGGACTGGGCAAGGCGATGGCCCTGGAATTCGCGGCGCGCGGCTGGGACGTGATCGCCACCGTGCGCGATCCGGGACGGGCCGATTTCGGAGGCGGCGGCATCGAGATCGAGATGCTCGACATCAATGCGCCGGATCAGATCGCGGCTTTGCGCGAGTGCCTGTCCGGACGCCGGATCGATGTGCTGTTCGTGAATGCGGGCGTGGCGCCGGCCACGCCGTTCGCGTCGCTCCATCAGGTGAGCGACGACGAGTTCGCGCAGGTGATGGTGACGAACGCGCTGGGCCCGATGCGCGTGATCGAGGCGCTGGAGGCGCTCGTCCCCGCCGATGGGCTGATCGGTGCGATGTCGTCGGGGCAGGGGAGCATCGCCGGCAATGTGGCGGGCCGCAACGATGCGTATCGCGCCAGCAAGGCGGCGCTGAACATGCTGATGCAGGGCTTCGCCGCGCGGCGGAAGGACGATCCCCGCGCCCTGATGCTGCTGGCGCCCGGCTGGATCCGCACCGAACTGGGCGGCCCCGATGCGCCGTTCACGATCGAGGAAAGCGCGCCGATCCTGGTGGACCTGCTGCTGGAAGCGCGGGCGACGCCCGGGCTGCGCTATGTGGATCGGTTCGGGAAGACCGTGCCCTGGTGA
- a CDS encoding cell division protein ZapA: MAQVTLDIAGRHYEMTVRDGQEAHFRKLAGIVDAKVRAVSGAMGTINEARQLLMASLLLADEMGNAPAPAAAAPAPPPPPPAPPAPAPARTDESMRAAAGQIDALAERIEKIAHMLEKQGQDI, from the coding sequence ATGGCCCAGGTCACGCTCGATATCGCCGGCCGCCATTATGAGATGACGGTGCGCGACGGACAGGAAGCGCATTTCCGCAAGCTCGCCGGGATCGTCGATGCCAAGGTGCGCGCCGTCTCCGGCGCGATGGGCACGATCAACGAGGCGCGCCAATTGCTGATGGCCTCGCTCCTGCTGGCCGACGAGATGGGCAACGCTCCGGCTCCCGCCGCGGCCGCTCCCGCCCCGCCGCCGCCACCCCCCGCGCCCCCCGCCCCCGCTCCTGCGCGGACGGACGAGAGCATGCGCGCCGCGGCCGGCCAGATCGATGCGCTCGCCGAAAGAATCGAGAAGATCGCGCACATGCTTGAGAAGCAGGGGCAGGATATCTAG
- a CDS encoding DUF4230 domain-containing protein, with amino-acid sequence MRPALRALGGVILIVAIVGLLYVGVGWRMRHMFDGDPSTVARASLQAVRQQNRLTPFAARFVAVVTAEESRFGFSARKTLIMPGLVRYSIDLAKLRDRDLQWDAATKTLAISLPPIELEGPEVDLTAVREYGEGGVLMTLTNAEKELDAANRKAGQAELVTQAHDVLPMRLAADAARSAIERSFAMPLKAAGIDATVTARFRDEPR; translated from the coding sequence ATGCGCCCGGCCCTGCGCGCCCTCGGCGGCGTCATCCTGATCGTGGCGATCGTCGGCCTGCTCTATGTCGGCGTCGGCTGGCGAATGCGGCACATGTTCGACGGCGATCCCTCCACGGTCGCCCGCGCCAGCCTGCAGGCGGTGCGCCAGCAGAACCGGCTGACGCCGTTCGCCGCGCGCTTCGTGGCGGTGGTGACGGCCGAGGAGAGCCGGTTCGGCTTCTCCGCGCGCAAGACGCTCATCATGCCCGGCCTCGTGCGTTATTCGATCGATCTGGCCAAGCTGCGCGACCGCGATCTGCAGTGGGATGCGGCGACGAAGACGCTGGCCATCAGCCTGCCGCCGATCGAACTGGAAGGGCCCGAAGTCGATCTGACGGCGGTGCGCGAATATGGCGAGGGCGGCGTGCTGATGACGCTCACCAATGCCGAGAAGGAACTGGACGCGGCCAATCGCAAGGCGGGGCAGGCCGAACTGGTGACGCAGGCGCATGATGTGCTGCCGATGCGGCTGGCGGCCGATGCGGCGCGCTCCGCGATCGAGCGCAGCTTCGCGATGCCGCTGAAGGCGGCGGGCATCGACGCGACCGTGACGGCGCGCTTCCGCGACGAACCGCGCTGA
- a CDS encoding 5-formyltetrahydrofolate cyclo-ligase produces the protein MAVSPHSPAPADIASHPDKPALREALRAARADHVATLGPDGTRAAAEAASRLILPHIPHTAIVALYLSIHDEMDPTPLIDMLAARAQPLALPALYDATTMDFRRWMPGEALERGPFRLRQPPPSAPLVTPDLIVMPLVGFDRHGGRIGQGKSHYDRALVRYPGAHRIGFAWSVQEVPGHLPHDPWDMPLHAVVTEREWIPMPGPVA, from the coding sequence ATGGCGGTTTCACCACACTCTCCCGCCCCCGCCGACATCGCATCGCACCCGGACAAGCCGGCGCTGCGCGAGGCGCTGCGGGCCGCCCGCGCCGATCATGTCGCGACGCTGGGGCCGGACGGCACCCGCGCCGCTGCCGAGGCGGCCTCCCGGCTGATCCTGCCGCATATCCCGCACACGGCGATCGTCGCGCTGTATCTGTCCATCCACGACGAGATGGACCCCACCCCGCTGATTGACATGCTGGCGGCACGCGCCCAGCCGCTCGCCCTGCCCGCTCTGTATGACGCGACGACGATGGACTTTCGCCGCTGGATGCCGGGCGAGGCGCTGGAGCGCGGCCCGTTCCGCCTGCGCCAGCCGCCCCCCTCGGCCCCGCTCGTCACACCCGATCTGATCGTGATGCCCCTGGTCGGCTTCGATCGGCACGGCGGCCGGATCGGACAGGGCAAGAGCCATTATGATCGCGCGCTCGTCCGCTATCCCGGCGCGCACCGCATCGGCTTCGCCTGGAGCGTGCAGGAGGTGCCCGGCCATCTGCCGCACGATCCCTGGGACATGCCGCTCCACGCCGTCGTCACCGAGCGGGAATGGATCCCGATGCCGGGCCCCGTCGCATGA
- the tkt gene encoding transketolase, translating into MTQSIRNLANAIRALSMDAVQAANSGHPGMPMGMADAATVLFQQFVKFDPSAPKWPDRDRFVLSAGHGSMLLYSILHLTGYARPTIDDIRTFRQLDSVCAGHPENFELEGVEATTGPLGQGLAMAVGMALAERHLNATFGDDLVDHRTWVIAGDGCLMEGINHEAIGLAGHLKLGRLNVLWDDNRITIDGPTDLSTSEDIKARYRATGWHVVECDGLDGADVARALAEAVADERPSLVACRTVIGFGSPNKADSHAAHGSPLGADEIALTREVLGWTSPPFEVPGEIVAAWTEIGKRGGAVRHDWEKRLVAAGAQGLELSRRMAGDLPDGFSLKAHIDGLIAAPQKVATRVASQLALTAINDLLPETVGGSADLTPSNNTATKGLKSLTAEDYSGRYVHYGIREFGMSAAMNGMALHGGVIPYGGTFLVFADYARAAIRLAAIQRARTIFVMTHDSIGLGEDGPTHQPIEHVMSLRLIPNLQVFRPADTVETAECWQLALEKSDGPSLLALSRQNLPQLRTEASAESLSARGAYRLVAAKAARKVVLLATGSEVEIAVNVAAALEAEGIGADVVSMPSWELFDAQDDAYRADLLPDDALRVSIEAGTTMGWERYTNIRGLRFGIDRFGASAPAGDLYKKFGLTADQIAPKVLAAVRGL; encoded by the coding sequence ATGACGCAGTCCATCCGCAACCTCGCCAACGCGATCAGGGCGCTTTCGATGGATGCGGTGCAGGCGGCCAATAGCGGCCATCCCGGCATGCCGATGGGCATGGCCGATGCGGCCACCGTGCTGTTCCAGCAATTCGTGAAGTTCGATCCGTCCGCGCCGAAATGGCCGGACCGCGATCGCTTCGTGCTGTCCGCCGGCCACGGATCGATGCTGCTCTATTCGATCCTGCATCTGACCGGCTACGCCCGGCCGACGATCGACGACATCCGCACCTTCCGCCAGCTCGATTCGGTCTGCGCGGGCCACCCCGAGAATTTCGAGCTGGAGGGTGTCGAGGCGACGACCGGCCCGCTCGGCCAGGGGCTGGCGATGGCGGTGGGCATGGCATTGGCCGAGCGCCACCTGAACGCGACCTTCGGCGACGATCTGGTCGATCACCGCACCTGGGTGATCGCCGGCGACGGCTGCCTGATGGAAGGCATCAACCATGAGGCGATCGGCCTGGCCGGCCATCTGAAGCTCGGTCGCCTGAATGTGCTGTGGGACGACAATCGCATCACGATCGACGGGCCGACCGACCTTTCGACGAGCGAGGACATCAAGGCGCGCTATCGGGCGACCGGCTGGCATGTCGTGGAGTGCGACGGTCTGGACGGCGCCGACGTGGCGCGCGCGCTGGCCGAGGCGGTGGCGGACGAGCGGCCCTCGCTGGTCGCGTGCCGCACCGTGATCGGCTTCGGTTCGCCCAACAAGGCGGATTCGCACGCCGCGCACGGCTCGCCGCTCGGCGCGGACGAGATCGCGCTGACCCGTGAGGTGCTGGGCTGGACGAGCCCGCCGTTCGAGGTGCCGGGCGAGATCGTCGCGGCGTGGACCGAGATCGGCAAGCGCGGCGGCGCCGTGCGCCACGATTGGGAAAAGCGGCTTGTGGCCGCCGGCGCGCAGGGGCTGGAACTGTCCCGCCGCATGGCCGGCGATCTGCCCGACGGCTTCAGCCTGAAGGCGCATATCGACGGGCTCATCGCCGCGCCGCAGAAGGTGGCCACACGTGTCGCCTCGCAGCTGGCGCTGACCGCGATCAACGATCTGCTGCCCGAGACGGTCGGCGGATCGGCCGATCTGACGCCTTCGAACAACACCGCAACCAAGGGCCTGAAGTCGCTGACGGCGGAGGATTATTCCGGCCGTTACGTCCATTACGGCATCCGCGAATTCGGCATGTCGGCGGCGATGAACGGCATGGCGCTGCACGGCGGCGTGATACCCTATGGCGGCACCTTCCTGGTGTTCGCGGACTATGCCCGCGCCGCGATCCGGCTGGCGGCGATCCAGCGCGCGCGCACCATCTTCGTGATGACGCACGATTCGATCGGCCTGGGCGAGGACGGCCCGACGCACCAGCCGATCGAGCATGTGATGAGCCTGCGCCTGATCCCGAACCTGCAGGTGTTCCGCCCCGCCGATACGGTGGAGACGGCGGAATGCTGGCAGCTCGCGCTGGAAAAGTCGGACGGCCCCTCGCTGCTCGCGCTTTCGCGCCAGAACCTGCCGCAGCTTCGCACCGAGGCGAGCGCCGAGAGCCTTTCGGCCAGGGGCGCCTATCGCCTCGTCGCCGCCAAGGCGGCGCGCAAGGTGGTGCTGCTGGCGACCGGATCCGAAGTGGAGATCGCCGTGAATGTCGCGGCGGCGCTTGAAGCCGAAGGCATTGGCGCCGATGTGGTGTCCATGCCGAGTTGGGAATTGTTCGACGCGCAGGATGATGCCTATCGCGCCGATCTGCTTCCCGACGACGCGCTCCGCGTCTCGATCGAGGCGGGGACGACGATGGGCTGGGAGCGCTACACGAACATTCGCGGCCTGCGCTTCGGCATCGACCGGTTCGGGGCCTCCGCTCCGGCCGGTGACCTCTACAAGAAATTCGGGCTGACGGCGGATCAGATCGCGCCGAAGGTTCTGGCGGCCGTACGCGGCCTTTGA
- a CDS encoding AI-2E family transporter, with the protein MVEDGGSGIVQLVKSALATRESESLRRDRLLAAIALFLGLGFFLALPFALQAGAPFFLPITAALVVAIALVPMLEWLERRGIPSGLAAFLCIATFLAVANAAIVAIVVPAAGWFAVLPERIGRIRHNLRPILDLYASLDRFISDTSQTFMRTSSGARTVTVQTPNSLLDIVATSAPVALIEGFFGILVVFFFLSGWTSLRRQTITSRGSFSSAMATARVIQEMVDRTSAYLSTITIINISLGLLVALGLWIIGLPTPLMWGGIVALFNYMPYLGPIMAALLLALGALMSFKDAWYALFPPLIFVVCHMIEANMITPTLVGRRLTINPLLILVALSFWGWVWGAAGALLAVPLLIITKTVMASAGKPDIAGFLFEEGTLTNPQPDPSNSH; encoded by the coding sequence ATGGTGGAAGACGGCGGTTCGGGCATCGTCCAGCTGGTGAAGAGCGCGTTGGCCACGCGCGAGTCGGAATCGCTGCGGCGGGATCGGCTCCTCGCCGCGATCGCCTTGTTCCTCGGCCTCGGCTTCTTCCTCGCCCTTCCGTTCGCGCTGCAGGCGGGCGCGCCTTTCTTCCTGCCGATCACCGCCGCTTTGGTCGTCGCGATCGCGCTGGTGCCGATGCTGGAATGGCTGGAGCGTCGCGGCATCCCCTCCGGCCTCGCCGCCTTCCTGTGCATCGCGACCTTCCTCGCCGTCGCCAATGCGGCGATCGTGGCGATCGTGGTGCCGGCGGCGGGGTGGTTCGCGGTGCTGCCGGAGCGGATCGGCCGGATCCGCCACAATCTGCGCCCGATCCTCGATCTCTATGCGAGCCTCGACCGCTTCATCAGCGACACGTCGCAGACCTTCATGCGCACGTCGAGCGGCGCGCGCACGGTGACGGTGCAGACGCCCAACTCGCTGCTCGATATCGTCGCCACCTCGGCGCCGGTCGCGCTGATCGAGGGCTTCTTCGGCATCCTCGTGGTCTTCTTCTTCCTGTCGGGCTGGACGAGCCTCCGGCGGCAGACGATCACCAGCCGCGGCAGTTTCTCCAGCGCGATGGCGACCGCGCGCGTGATCCAGGAGATGGTGGACCGCACCTCGGCCTATCTCTCGACGATCACGATCATCAACATCTCGCTCGGCCTGCTGGTGGCGCTGGGCCTCTGGATCATCGGTTTGCCGACGCCCCTGATGTGGGGCGGGATCGTCGCGCTCTTCAATTACATGCCCTATCTCGGGCCGATCATGGCGGCGTTGCTGCTGGCGCTGGGCGCTCTGATGAGCTTCAAGGACGCCTGGTACGCCTTGTTCCCGCCTTTGATCTTCGTGGTGTGCCACATGATCGAGGCGAACATGATCACGCCGACTTTGGTGGGGCGCAGGCTGACGATCAATCCCCTGCTGATCCTGGTGGCGCTCAGCTTCTGGGGCTGGGTGTGGGGCGCTGCGGGCGCGCTGCTGGCGGTGCCTTTGCTGATCATCACGAAGACGGTGATGGCGTCGGCCGGAAAACCGGACATTGCCGGCTTCCTGTTCGAGGAGGGGACGCTGACCAATCCCCAGCCGGATCCCTCGAATTCGCACTGA
- a CDS encoding alpha/beta fold hydrolase: MPDHSMKVGKVAAGAAAAVGAVLGAGFLFSALTRRRSERVAPPTGRFVTVDGARLHVVEAGSGPPILIIHGLGGQLRHFSYALLARLADTHRVILVDRPGAGHSPRIAGYGIAQHAALVARLIEEMGIDRPIVVGHSFGGAVALALALDHLRLVRRLVLIAPLTQPDMVVHQPFKAFLAARPWVREAACTTVAVPLGAAIRHRAHRATFWPEPIAPDFDVAGGGALVLRPATLAAGFEEISTAAIQLASMAPRYPQIDMAVSILFGRGDQVLDPAIHGARTAEAIPGARLEMIEGGHMLPVTQPDVVARFILSED, encoded by the coding sequence ATGCCCGACCACTCGATGAAGGTCGGCAAAGTCGCGGCCGGTGCCGCTGCCGCCGTCGGGGCGGTGCTGGGTGCGGGATTTCTGTTTTCGGCGCTGACACGCCGCCGGTCCGAACGCGTGGCGCCGCCGACCGGCCGCTTCGTCACCGTGGACGGCGCACGGCTGCATGTCGTCGAAGCCGGCAGCGGGCCTCCGATCCTGATCATTCACGGTCTTGGCGGCCAGCTGCGCCATTTCTCCTATGCGCTTCTGGCTAGGCTGGCCGATACGCATCGCGTCATCCTGGTCGATCGTCCCGGTGCCGGCCATTCGCCGCGCATCGCGGGTTACGGTATCGCCCAGCATGCCGCGCTCGTCGCCCGCCTGATCGAGGAAATGGGCATCGATCGCCCGATCGTCGTCGGCCACTCCTTCGGTGGCGCGGTGGCGCTCGCGCTCGCGCTGGATCACCTGCGGCTCGTGCGCAGGCTGGTGCTGATCGCGCCGCTCACGCAGCCGGACATGGTCGTCCACCAGCCCTTCAAGGCCTTCCTCGCCGCGCGCCCCTGGGTTCGGGAGGCGGCCTGCACCACCGTCGCCGTGCCGCTCGGCGCCGCGATCCGGCACCGCGCGCATCGCGCGACCTTCTGGCCCGAGCCGATCGCGCCCGATTTCGACGTCGCGGGCGGTGGCGCGCTGGTGCTGCGCCCGGCGACGCTCGCGGCCGGCTTCGAGGAAATCTCGACCGCCGCCATCCAGCTGGCGAGCATGGCGCCGCGCTATCCGCAGATCGACATGGCGGTTTCGATCCTATTCGGGCGTGGAGATCAGGTGCTGGATCCGGCAATCCATGGCGCGCGGACGGCGGAGGCCATCCCCGGTGCGCGGCTGGAGATGATCGAGGGCGGCCATATGCTGCCGGTCACGCAGCCGGACGTGGTCGCCCGCTTCATCCTCAGCGAAGACTGA
- a CDS encoding DUF2842 domain-containing protein, which yields MTPSWRKPVGMSLILLLILVWCVGVASLSVLLGRLPALAQAPIYAFLGIAWIAPLKPLLRWMELGGRR from the coding sequence ATGACGCCGTCCTGGCGCAAGCCGGTGGGCATGAGCCTGATCCTGCTGCTGATTCTCGTCTGGTGCGTCGGAGTCGCGAGTCTCTCGGTCCTGCTGGGCCGCCTGCCCGCACTCGCGCAAGCGCCGATTTACGCGTTTCTTGGCATCGCCTGGATCGCGCCGCTCAAGCCCTTGTTGCGTTGGATGGAACTTGGGGGCAGGAGATGA
- a CDS encoding MBL fold metallo-hydrolase — protein sequence MSDQAAGVVQTLHPLIRRLLAPNPSPFTYTGTQTYIVGTGEVAVIDPGPDDADHVASILQAVAGERVVAIVCTHTHRDHSPASRALRAATGAPIVGCPPLALTDDGPRSDAAFDVDYAPDRALVDGEAIRGEGWTLEAVATPGHTSNHLCFALPEAGALFTGDHVMGWSTSVVSPPDGDMGAYMDSLDKLMRRADRIYYPAHGEGVEQPQRFVRHLAGHRKGRENQILKLLGDGPQTIPDMVARMYVGLDPRLIGAAGRSVQAHLLHLEQRDVVWQDGDHWLLAA from the coding sequence ATGTCCGATCAGGCCGCCGGCGTCGTCCAGACGCTCCATCCGCTCATCCGGCGCCTGCTCGCGCCCAATCCCTCGCCCTTCACCTATACGGGCACGCAGACCTATATCGTCGGCACAGGCGAGGTGGCGGTGATCGATCCGGGCCCCGACGATGCCGATCATGTCGCGTCGATCCTGCAAGCGGTGGCGGGCGAGCGCGTGGTGGCGATCGTCTGCACGCACACGCATCGCGACCACAGCCCTGCCAGCCGCGCGTTGCGCGCCGCCACGGGCGCGCCGATCGTCGGCTGCCCGCCGCTGGCGCTGACGGATGACGGGCCGCGCTCGGATGCGGCGTTCGACGTGGACTATGCGCCCGATCGCGCGCTGGTCGACGGCGAGGCGATCCGGGGCGAGGGGTGGACGCTGGAGGCGGTGGCGACGCCGGGCCACACGTCCAACCATCTCTGTTTCGCGCTGCCCGAGGCGGGGGCCTTGTTCACCGGCGATCATGTGATGGGCTGGTCCACCAGCGTCGTCTCTCCGCCCGATGGCGACATGGGCGCCTATATGGACAGCCTCGACAAGCTGATGCGGCGCGCGGACCGCATCTATTATCCCGCGCACGGCGAAGGCGTGGAACAGCCGCAGCGCTTCGTTCGTCATCTCGCAGGCCACAGAAAAGGCCGGGAGAATCAGATCTTGAAACTGCTGGGCGACGGGCCGCAGACCATCCCCGACATGGTGGCCCGCATGTATGTCGGCCTCGATCCGCGGCTGATCGGCGCGGCGGGGCGATCGGTGCAGGCGCATCTGCTGCATCTGGAGCAACGCGACGTCGTTTGGCAGGACGGCGATCACTGGCTGCTGGCCGCCTGA
- the gap gene encoding type I glyceraldehyde-3-phosphate dehydrogenase: MAKVAINGFGRIGRLVARAILSRPDCGLELVAINDLGDAKSNALLFKRDSVHGAWPGSVAAEGTDLVIDGKRIKVTAERDPANLPHAELGVEIALECTGIFTDKAACEKHLAAGAKKVLISAPGKNVDLTVVFGVNHDKLTADHTIVSNASCTTNCLAPIAKVLNDTIGIERGLMTTIHSYTNDQRILDQIHSDMRRARAAAMSMIPTTTGAARAVGEVLPELKGKLDGSSIRVPTPDVSVVDLTFTPKRDTTKEEVNEVLKAASENGPLKGILEYVTDPLVSIDFMGNPHSSSVDSLETAVIDGKLVRVLSWYDNEWGFSNRMVDTAGAMAKLL, from the coding sequence ATGGCGAAGGTGGCGATCAATGGTTTCGGGCGGATCGGCCGCCTTGTGGCGCGCGCGATCCTGTCGCGCCCCGACTGCGGGCTTGAGCTGGTCGCGATCAACGATCTGGGCGATGCCAAGTCGAACGCGCTCCTGTTCAAGCGGGACAGCGTTCATGGCGCGTGGCCGGGCTCGGTCGCGGCCGAGGGCACCGATCTCGTCATCGACGGCAAGCGCATCAAGGTGACCGCCGAGCGCGATCCCGCCAACCTGCCGCATGCCGAGCTGGGCGTGGAGATCGCCCTCGAATGCACCGGCATCTTCACCGACAAGGCTGCCTGCGAGAAGCATCTCGCCGCCGGCGCCAAGAAGGTGCTGATCTCGGCCCCGGGCAAGAATGTCGACCTGACGGTCGTGTTCGGCGTGAACCATGACAAGCTGACGGCCGATCACACGATCGTCTCGAACGCGTCGTGCACCACCAACTGCCTCGCGCCGATCGCCAAGGTGCTGAACGACACGATCGGCATCGAGCGCGGCCTGATGACGACGATCCACAGCTACACGAACGACCAGCGCATCCTGGACCAGATCCACAGCGACATGCGCCGCGCGCGCGCCGCCGCCATGTCGATGATCCCGACCACGACCGGCGCCGCCCGCGCCGTGGGCGAGGTGCTGCCGGAGCTGAAGGGCAAGCTGGACGGCTCCTCGATCCGCGTGCCGACCCCGGACGTCTCGGTGGTGGACCTGACCTTCACGCCGAAGCGCGACACGACCAAGGAAGAGGTCAACGAGGTGCTGAAGGCGGCGTCCGAGAACGGCCCGCTCAAGGGCATCCTCGAATATGTGACCGATCCGCTCGTCTCGATCGATTTCATGGGCAATCCGCATTCGTCGTCGGTCGACAGCCTCGAGACGGCCGTGATCGACGGCAAGCTCGTGCGCGTGCTGAGCTGGTACGACAATGAATGGGGCTTCTCGAACCGCATGGTCGATACGGCCGGTGCGATGGCGAAGCTGCTGTAA